In Pseudomonas sp. MM213, a genomic segment contains:
- a CDS encoding competence protein CoiA — translation MKYSLLEGARVEATPKARGVCSFCGSQTVAKCGNHVVWHWAHKRLDNCDPWWETETAWHRNWKNMFPTEWQEVVLQASSGERHIADVRTPSGMVIEFQRSTIHPEEVIARQNYYQNMIWVIDGTRTEFDRYNFRMGLSKVSENGLASFSWHSRSKLFARWWVSKPVFIDFGPDFGIWRVLRFDPTQKRGVVAYTPKEKLVEWITNGTTDFSFNGGPASDTSGTADQ, via the coding sequence ATGAAATACTCATTGCTTGAAGGCGCTCGTGTAGAGGCCACTCCAAAAGCACGTGGTGTTTGCAGTTTTTGTGGTTCCCAGACCGTCGCTAAATGCGGGAACCATGTCGTCTGGCATTGGGCTCATAAACGTTTGGACAATTGCGATCCGTGGTGGGAAACGGAAACGGCATGGCATCGCAATTGGAAGAATATGTTCCCAACCGAGTGGCAGGAAGTTGTGTTGCAAGCGTCCTCAGGGGAGCGACATATAGCAGATGTCCGAACGCCTTCAGGGATGGTCATTGAGTTTCAGAGATCGACGATACATCCTGAAGAGGTCATCGCGAGGCAAAACTACTATCAAAATATGATCTGGGTGATCGATGGCACGCGAACTGAGTTCGACAGGTACAACTTCAGAATGGGTTTGTCAAAAGTGTCGGAGAATGGACTGGCTTCATTTAGCTGGCATTCCCGCAGCAAGCTTTTTGCTCGCTGGTGGGTTTCCAAACCCGTGTTCATCGACTTCGGCCCCGATTTTGGTATATGGCGCGTCTTAAGATTCGATCCGACTCAAAAACGTGGAGTGGTGGCTTACACACCCAAGGAAAAGCTGGTCGAATGGATCACCAACGGCACCACCGATTTTAGCTTCAACGGAGGCCCGGCCTCTGATACATCCGGTACGGCGGATCAATAA
- a CDS encoding class I SAM-dependent methyltransferase — translation MSSRFSYVDSISSQELAKEWDCLASERHQQIFNGLDITFTHVMAPLVESLVGQDDEATLVDIGSGTGELTGRLAARFKKVVCVEPSLQSINIAKSILSFFSNIEFINSDFEDCETHLKSRTEKNVFLAAMMLSADPQLDKFAQTLSRVAQKGDEFVATIPHPCFWPRYWGYEKESWFSYSKELMIKAPFKISLSDSEFKTTHIHRPIERYIVTFAKYGFQLASMSEPIPNNKVQSLYPKKWEFPRFLAFKWIKSSPK, via the coding sequence ATGAGCTCACGGTTTTCGTACGTTGACAGCATATCCTCCCAAGAATTGGCCAAAGAGTGGGACTGCCTTGCCTCAGAACGGCATCAGCAAATCTTCAACGGATTAGATATCACATTTACTCATGTCATGGCTCCATTGGTTGAGTCACTTGTTGGTCAGGATGATGAGGCAACCTTGGTCGACATCGGTTCTGGGACTGGTGAGCTTACGGGCCGCTTAGCCGCAAGGTTTAAAAAAGTCGTGTGTGTCGAACCATCGTTGCAGAGCATTAACATTGCGAAATCTATACTGTCATTTTTTTCAAACATTGAATTCATCAACTCCGACTTTGAAGACTGCGAAACTCATCTAAAGTCACGAACCGAGAAAAATGTTTTTCTAGCAGCCATGATGTTATCGGCAGATCCGCAGCTCGACAAATTTGCTCAAACCCTCTCAAGGGTGGCACAAAAAGGCGATGAATTTGTAGCTACCATTCCTCATCCGTGCTTTTGGCCAAGATATTGGGGGTATGAAAAAGAGTCGTGGTTTTCTTATAGCAAAGAGCTGATGATTAAGGCTCCCTTCAAGATATCTTTATCTGATTCCGAGTTTAAAACCACGCACATTCATCGGCCAATTGAGCGATATATAGTGACGTTCGCCAAATATGGATTTCAATTGGCTAGCATGTCCGAACCGATCCCTAATAACAAGGTTCAGTCTTTATACCCAAAGAAATGGGAATTTCCACGATTCTTGGCATTTAAATGGATCAAGAGCTCACCTAAATAA
- a CDS encoding AbiJ-NTD4 domain-containing protein: MNDSFSKRNGFHRTQEREITIREDAPEELRGYLVQLAYECGFKPSGLRAILCKALKKQPDSNNWSEFPNVDWEVNNLLQECKWYKVYDVIERIQADLGQYNYNPDTYEHFHTELNDYFVENGIGWKLVDGLVEIRGPESFEVIVKNARETERAFGHVTAGKELHEAIGDLSRRPSPDPTGAIQHAMASLECVAREITGDVKANLGDILKRHNTIIPPPLDQAVAKAWGYASENGRHIREGREPSFNEAELIVGLCASLGNYLIKSTQADEPN, translated from the coding sequence ATGAATGACTCTTTTTCCAAGCGCAACGGATTTCATCGCACCCAAGAGCGTGAAATCACCATCAGGGAGGATGCGCCTGAGGAGCTGCGTGGGTATTTGGTTCAACTGGCCTACGAGTGCGGATTCAAGCCCTCAGGTCTGCGGGCTATTCTTTGTAAAGCCCTAAAAAAACAGCCTGATTCGAACAACTGGAGCGAATTTCCCAACGTTGACTGGGAGGTGAACAATCTTCTCCAGGAATGTAAGTGGTACAAAGTTTATGACGTGATCGAGCGCATCCAAGCCGATTTGGGTCAGTACAACTACAACCCTGATACTTACGAACATTTTCACACTGAGTTAAATGACTATTTCGTAGAAAATGGCATTGGTTGGAAGCTTGTAGATGGCCTTGTCGAAATTCGCGGCCCGGAATCATTTGAAGTCATCGTAAAGAATGCTCGGGAGACCGAGCGCGCATTCGGCCACGTGACAGCTGGGAAGGAGTTGCACGAAGCAATTGGAGATCTCTCCCGTCGCCCCTCTCCTGATCCAACAGGTGCCATCCAACATGCGATGGCATCATTGGAGTGTGTTGCCCGAGAAATCACTGGTGATGTCAAAGCGAATCTGGGTGACATTCTCAAACGACACAACACCATCATTCCTCCCCCACTGGATCAGGCTGTAGCAAAAGCTTGGGGCTACGCATCTGAAAATGGTCGGCACATACGCGAAGGGCGAGAACCTTCATTCAATGAGGCTGAGTTGATAGTTGGCCTATGTGCCTCTCTCGGTAATTACCTTATTAAAAGTACGCAGGCGGACGAGCCAAATTGA
- a CDS encoding DUF6957 family protein: MASVQEPDFMKGPRTPLEGLLGTSEARALSVERFPRKPYCLVRDWTIFRIEVTPDELAKLHAVGQLPMIVFAHNVVEDSQGRFERGDWVRSSMCTGFHDGVVFETRNTVYVLIGPGHEQPASLKEVFSFF, from the coding sequence ATGGCTAGCGTCCAAGAGCCCGACTTTATGAAAGGGCCGAGAACGCCCCTTGAGGGCTTGTTAGGTACTTCCGAGGCACGAGCTTTATCAGTCGAACGATTTCCTAGAAAGCCCTACTGCCTAGTCAGAGACTGGACAATATTTCGAATCGAAGTAACTCCCGACGAACTCGCCAAACTGCATGCAGTGGGCCAGCTCCCAATGATCGTTTTTGCTCACAACGTGGTCGAGGATAGCCAAGGCCGTTTCGAGAGGGGGGATTGGGTTCGTTCAAGCATGTGCACCGGTTTCCACGACGGGGTCGTGTTCGAAACGAGGAACACTGTCTACGTCTTGATCGGCCCTGGCCATGAACAGCCTGCCAGCCTGAAGGAAGTATTTTCCTTCTTCTAA
- a CDS encoding helix-turn-helix domain-containing protein, which produces MEAAEALAVVVRALRRRKGFTQENLITIDRSYWGRIERGEVNITIDVLIRLAALLEVEPASLILMATCLQSDEPFREGLKRLNKQLNRISKDRIDQEMESLAQAGKLPPGRPVRSDAAQKAAEANRLNSEGVPVAEIAEALGLSKTTVRRYLKTTTSEQTDSE; this is translated from the coding sequence ATGGAGGCCGCAGAAGCCCTGGCTGTAGTAGTACGAGCATTGCGAAGAAGAAAGGGTTTTACGCAGGAAAACCTGATCACGATTGACCGTTCCTACTGGGGCCGGATAGAGCGTGGAGAGGTGAACATCACGATTGATGTGCTCATTCGTCTTGCAGCGCTGCTGGAGGTGGAGCCGGCCTCGCTGATTCTCATGGCGACGTGTCTACAGTCCGATGAGCCGTTTAGGGAGGGGCTAAAGCGTCTGAATAAGCAGCTAAATAGGATTTCGAAGGACAGGATTGATCAGGAGATGGAGTCATTAGCACAAGCAGGAAAGCTGCCGCCTGGTCGACCTGTCCGATCCGATGCGGCGCAAAAGGCGGCGGAGGCTAATCGCCTGAATAGTGAGGGCGTTCCGGTCGCTGAGATCGCGGAAGCGCTGGGACTGTCGAAGACCACTGTTCGCAGATATCTTAAAACAACCACATCCGAGCAAACTGATTCCGAATGA
- a CDS encoding Shedu immune nuclease family protein — protein sequence MPSMRPSQYAMQQRTDGGPFLRIDLSDAVVLTEEELKAVELGEEYESISDEIYGTSRVYYSDVALLDDAPGWHLILEVAPEYLTLYPINARFEHPEYAQPKYEAITSIIITRPVYQPYTHPTDEYEVDELLSGIPAGLSKDWRYGLGFHYEYRYLVNALSPLEGVDTLILHGGTGSNAAKVKGNEFYIGVDLLDRLKKSLDRLTQRHQRETAADKKLVCYTSLLHQAAPELYPAKARKLPPDLLASLVSLGSATPTLSSNDQQQAVKLAQQSVPTLAKSAPHTLYNLKAEIELVTLGQLIDVYKKMMESNVAEPKWQSFLSGNPFILDMAFGYPVKKIADQPYVGGKNFSGRGGQYSDFLMAAKATGNLALIEIKHPQHDLLGRQYRQTYIPSFELSGSVAQIVSQRSNVQREIDSLARGFKERVHAHAVAAIVIIGRTPEEEDKQEAFEQYRNGLKDVLVVTFDELQIRLESIYQALTPQTPEEPEGIRDEDLPF from the coding sequence ATGCCTTCTATGCGCCCCTCTCAATACGCCATGCAGCAGCGCACCGACGGAGGGCCTTTCCTTCGTATTGATCTTAGTGACGCAGTGGTGCTGACCGAGGAGGAGCTTAAGGCCGTCGAATTAGGAGAGGAGTATGAGTCGATTAGCGACGAGATCTATGGGACGTCTCGTGTCTACTACAGCGATGTCGCTCTGTTAGATGATGCGCCTGGTTGGCATCTGATTTTGGAGGTGGCTCCGGAGTATCTGACTCTTTATCCCATCAATGCTCGGTTTGAACATCCTGAATACGCTCAGCCCAAGTACGAAGCCATCACTTCGATCATCATTACCAGACCCGTTTACCAGCCTTATACACATCCGACCGATGAGTACGAAGTCGATGAGCTGCTTAGCGGTATACCAGCTGGGTTATCAAAGGATTGGCGATACGGCCTAGGTTTTCATTACGAATACCGATACCTAGTAAACGCGCTGAGTCCGTTGGAGGGAGTGGACACGCTCATCCTGCACGGCGGTACTGGTAGCAACGCTGCAAAGGTTAAGGGCAACGAGTTCTACATTGGAGTTGATCTTCTTGACCGTCTGAAGAAGAGCTTGGATCGATTGACGCAGCGACATCAGCGAGAGACTGCAGCGGACAAAAAACTCGTCTGTTACACCAGCTTGCTGCATCAGGCAGCGCCGGAGCTGTACCCAGCCAAGGCACGAAAGCTACCTCCGGATCTGCTTGCTAGCTTAGTTTCATTGGGGTCGGCGACGCCTACTCTTTCATCTAATGATCAGCAGCAGGCAGTCAAGCTGGCGCAACAGAGCGTCCCTACCCTGGCGAAATCCGCACCACACACTCTCTACAACCTGAAGGCGGAGATTGAACTGGTCACCCTTGGCCAGCTCATTGACGTCTATAAAAAAATGATGGAAAGCAACGTTGCGGAGCCGAAATGGCAGAGCTTCCTCAGCGGAAACCCATTTATTCTCGACATGGCCTTCGGATACCCCGTTAAGAAAATTGCCGACCAACCCTACGTAGGCGGTAAGAATTTTAGTGGTCGGGGTGGGCAGTATTCCGACTTCCTAATGGCAGCCAAGGCTACCGGCAACCTTGCGTTGATCGAGATCAAACATCCCCAGCATGATCTATTGGGGAGACAGTACCGGCAAACCTATATCCCGTCCTTCGAACTGAGTGGATCGGTCGCCCAGATCGTCAGTCAGCGAAGCAACGTACAGCGCGAGATAGATAGCCTAGCGCGTGGCTTCAAAGAGCGTGTTCACGCACATGCAGTTGCGGCCATCGTCATAATTGGCCGCACTCCGGAAGAAGAGGATAAGCAGGAAGCTTTTGAGCAATATCGAAATGGGCTCAAGGATGTGCTTGTGGTCACCTTTGATGAGTTACAGATTCGCCTTGAAAGTATCTATCAAGCGCTGACACCACAAACTCCAGAGGAGCCTGAGGGGATAAGAGATGAAGACCTGCCCTTTTAG
- a CDS encoding 3'-5' exoribonuclease — MRLFLDCEFSQLSAAAKLISLALVAEDGREFYVELLDAWQEEDCSDFVKEIVLPQLWGGSYALPIVEARMSLLRFLTSFKKEVEIVTDAPQYDWELFCDLVYDGGRWPRIVRNFPTDATTLTPTSEGEELPHHALLDARIIAGMFAPMYRGNGLS; from the coding sequence GTGAGGCTCTTTCTTGATTGCGAGTTTTCCCAGCTCTCGGCGGCTGCGAAGCTGATATCACTCGCATTGGTGGCTGAGGATGGGCGCGAATTCTACGTGGAATTGCTCGATGCTTGGCAAGAAGAAGACTGCAGTGATTTCGTTAAGGAAATCGTGCTTCCGCAGCTGTGGGGTGGGAGCTACGCATTGCCCATTGTTGAAGCCAGGATGTCGCTGCTCAGGTTTCTGACGTCGTTCAAAAAGGAGGTCGAGATCGTCACTGATGCTCCCCAGTACGACTGGGAGCTTTTTTGCGATCTAGTCTATGACGGCGGGCGATGGCCCAGAATCGTTCGTAACTTTCCTACTGACGCAACGACACTTACTCCGACTAGCGAGGGTGAGGAACTGCCTCACCACGCCTTGCTCGACGCCAGGATTATTGCCGGCATGTTTGCGCCAATGTACCGAGGGAACGGGTTATCCTGA
- the crcB gene encoding fluoride efflux transporter CrcB, whose product MLKSLIVIAVGASLGAWLRWLLGMKLNALFPTIPPGTVVANMVGGYIIGLAIAFLAASPTLSPEWRLLIITGFCGGLTTFSTFSAETVALIQEGRLLWALGSISLHVVGSLAMTAAGLLSYQMIGTR is encoded by the coding sequence ATGCTGAAGTCATTAATCGTCATCGCTGTTGGCGCTTCACTTGGAGCTTGGTTGCGTTGGCTCTTGGGGATGAAGCTGAATGCTCTGTTCCCAACGATTCCTCCAGGTACTGTGGTCGCGAACATGGTTGGGGGTTACATCATCGGCTTGGCCATCGCCTTCTTGGCCGCATCTCCGACCCTAAGCCCAGAGTGGCGTCTCCTGATCATCACGGGCTTCTGTGGTGGGCTTACCACCTTTTCCACATTTTCAGCCGAAACGGTTGCCTTGATTCAGGAAGGCAGACTGCTCTGGGCGCTCGGCTCAATTTCGTTGCACGTCGTAGGTTCGTTAGCGATGACTGCTGCCGGGCTTCTGTCCTACCAAATGATTGGTACTCGCTGA
- a CDS encoding DUF190 domain-containing protein gives MKGFMVVFFTQQNRRYQGKMLGEWIVDVAKEMGLRGATLCTGIEGFGHTGKLHSSHFFELADQPTEIRLAITEDEAERLFTRLDSEEISVFFTKTPIEMGTLGKTPSSAAPSTTSEL, from the coding sequence ATGAAAGGCTTTATGGTCGTTTTCTTTACTCAACAAAACCGTCGCTATCAGGGAAAGATGCTAGGCGAATGGATCGTCGACGTGGCTAAAGAAATGGGTTTGCGAGGCGCCACGCTCTGCACTGGAATCGAAGGGTTTGGGCACACCGGAAAACTGCATTCATCGCACTTTTTTGAGCTGGCGGATCAACCCACGGAGATTCGCTTGGCAATCACGGAAGATGAGGCAGAACGGTTGTTCACACGACTGGACTCCGAGGAGATATCGGTGTTTTTCACTAAGACGCCAATCGAGATGGGCACCCTTGGAAAAACGCCTTCCAGCGCAGCCCCCTCCACAACTTCGGAGCTATGA
- the ppa gene encoding inorganic diphosphatase, with amino-acid sequence MSYADIPAGKAIPDDFFTVIEIPANHTPIKYEVDKPSGQIFVDRFLSTPMFYPANYGFIPNTLSDDGDPLDVLVVCPYPVSPGVVIRSRPVGVMYMTDEAGADAKVIAVPHEKLSSMYSDVKECSDLPALLLAQIQHFFENYKALEPGKWVKMGRWGSADEAREEIRKSVAAYIPK; translated from the coding sequence ATGAGCTACGCGGACATCCCAGCTGGCAAAGCCATCCCCGATGACTTTTTCACCGTTATCGAGATTCCTGCAAACCACACTCCGATCAAGTACGAAGTGGACAAGCCAAGTGGGCAGATCTTCGTTGACCGCTTCCTCAGCACACCGATGTTCTATCCGGCCAACTACGGGTTTATCCCGAACACGCTGAGCGACGATGGTGATCCGCTGGACGTCCTGGTGGTTTGCCCTTATCCCGTCTCACCTGGCGTTGTCATCCGCAGTCGCCCGGTGGGTGTGATGTACATGACGGACGAAGCTGGTGCGGATGCCAAGGTGATCGCAGTGCCTCATGAAAAACTCAGCTCAATGTACAGCGATGTAAAGGAGTGCTCAGACCTCCCTGCGTTACTCCTCGCACAGATCCAGCATTTTTTCGAAAACTACAAGGCACTGGAGCCGGGTAAGTGGGTGAAGATGGGGCGTTGGGGGAGCGCGGATGAAGCGCGGGAAGAAATTCGCAAGTCGGTAGCAGCGTATATCCCCAAATAG
- the nhaA gene encoding Na+/H+ antiporter NhaA yields MTHSRTPAETPRAAAILARFLSSESAGGLVLMGAALAALIVANSPLSQGYFAALHSVWLGMSVEHWVNDGLMAIFFLMVGLEIKREVLAGGLSTWGQRALPGFGAIGGMVVPALIYIAINWGNSETLKGWAIPAATDIAFALGVLSLLGKRVPTSLKVFLAALAIIDDLGAVVIIAFFYTTGLSMPMLLASLVTLVILIAMNRLGVRRLFPYLLVGGVLWFFVLQSGVHATLAGVAVALCVPMGKPEEEARSPLLFLEEKLHMWVAFAVVPIFGFANAGVSLAGISMENLVDPVPLGVALGLLVGKQIGIFLLAALAIRMGLAKLPEGSNWAQLYGVALLCGIGFTMSLFIGNLAFAGSAHLIDEVKVGVLIGSTLAAIGGVLILRRSAAPAVATATLSR; encoded by the coding sequence ATGACTCACAGCAGAACTCCCGCAGAAACCCCTAGAGCAGCCGCGATCCTGGCTCGCTTCCTATCGTCGGAATCCGCTGGCGGTCTCGTACTGATGGGCGCAGCACTCGCGGCCTTAATTGTGGCTAACTCGCCTCTCTCGCAAGGTTATTTTGCCGCCTTGCACAGTGTCTGGCTGGGCATGTCTGTGGAGCATTGGGTCAATGATGGCCTGATGGCTATCTTCTTCCTGATGGTCGGCCTTGAGATCAAAAGGGAGGTTCTGGCAGGCGGGCTATCCACTTGGGGCCAGCGTGCCTTGCCGGGATTTGGTGCTATAGGCGGCATGGTGGTGCCTGCGCTGATCTACATCGCAATCAACTGGGGGAATTCTGAGACCTTGAAGGGGTGGGCTATCCCTGCCGCTACCGACATCGCGTTCGCCCTGGGCGTCTTGTCGCTCCTAGGTAAGCGAGTCCCTACGTCGCTGAAGGTCTTCCTCGCCGCCTTGGCGATCATTGACGACCTGGGTGCTGTAGTCATCATCGCCTTTTTCTACACCACCGGTCTTTCCATGCCGATGTTGCTGGCATCGCTCGTAACCCTGGTCATTCTGATCGCAATGAATCGATTGGGCGTCAGACGATTATTCCCTTATTTGCTGGTCGGCGGTGTGCTGTGGTTCTTCGTGCTGCAGTCGGGAGTGCATGCCACCCTTGCGGGTGTCGCTGTAGCTCTGTGCGTCCCAATGGGCAAGCCTGAAGAGGAAGCCCGGTCTCCACTGCTATTCCTGGAGGAAAAGCTGCACATGTGGGTTGCGTTCGCTGTGGTGCCGATTTTCGGCTTCGCCAATGCGGGCGTTTCACTGGCAGGTATTTCCATGGAGAACCTAGTCGATCCGGTTCCTCTGGGTGTTGCGCTGGGCTTGTTGGTGGGCAAGCAGATTGGCATCTTCCTATTGGCTGCTCTTGCCATTCGTATGGGCCTGGCCAAACTACCAGAAGGCAGCAATTGGGCACAGCTTTACGGCGTTGCGCTCCTGTGTGGCATCGGCTTCACCATGAGCCTGTTCATTGGCAACTTGGCGTTTGCTGGATCAGCTCACCTGATTGACGAGGTAAAAGTCGGCGTGTTGATCGGTTCGACCTTGGCTGCAATCGGTGGAGTCCTGATTTTGCGTCGCAGCGCTGCGCCTGCCGTTGCCACAGCCACTCTATCGAGGTGA
- the chrA gene encoding chromate efflux transporter, translated as MVFLVFLRLGLTSFGGPIAHLAYFREEFVARRQWLSERSYGDLIALCQFLPGPASSQVGIGIGLSRAGFPGAVAAWAGFTLPSAIILVLFAQGMSAWGGAFPSGLLHGLKIVAVAVVAQAVWGMGRSLCTDAPRITVAVFAAYAAMLWPHAWGQIGVIFFGAVIGLMLFKTDQSQTTESLPIPVSRKVGVVSLLLFFGLLAGLPLLVQLWPSQALAVVNAFFRAGSLVFGGGHVVLPLLQSATVPNGWVANDTFLAGYGLAQAVPGPLFTFAAFLGASMNAQPSGWLGATACVVAIFAPSFLLVIGVLPFWEQLRKSLRTQAALSGVNAAVVGLLLAALYNPVWTSAILIPTDFGLALIALVALMFWKVPTWLVVLAGGLIGWLLSILF; from the coding sequence ATGGTATTTCTGGTATTCCTGCGCCTAGGTCTCACTTCTTTCGGAGGCCCGATTGCACATCTAGCTTACTTTCGCGAAGAATTCGTTGCCCGACGCCAATGGCTGAGCGAGCGCAGTTATGGGGATTTGATTGCCCTGTGCCAATTCTTGCCGGGGCCCGCCAGTAGCCAGGTTGGCATAGGTATAGGACTTTCTCGTGCCGGATTTCCAGGAGCAGTCGCTGCGTGGGCAGGTTTCACATTGCCTTCGGCAATAATCTTGGTTTTATTCGCTCAGGGTATGTCCGCGTGGGGAGGCGCGTTTCCGAGCGGTCTTTTGCACGGTCTTAAAATTGTCGCGGTGGCTGTCGTTGCTCAAGCCGTCTGGGGAATGGGCCGTAGTCTTTGCACTGATGCCCCTCGAATAACCGTCGCCGTGTTTGCGGCTTATGCTGCAATGCTTTGGCCACATGCTTGGGGGCAGATCGGCGTGATTTTCTTCGGTGCCGTCATAGGACTAATGCTCTTCAAAACCGATCAAAGCCAGACTACTGAGTCTTTGCCGATACCGGTGAGCAGGAAAGTCGGTGTGGTGTCGTTGCTGCTGTTCTTCGGCCTGTTAGCTGGCCTGCCATTGCTGGTTCAGTTGTGGCCCTCACAAGCGTTAGCTGTGGTAAACGCCTTTTTCCGCGCCGGGTCATTAGTTTTCGGAGGTGGGCATGTTGTGCTGCCGTTGCTTCAGTCGGCGACCGTGCCGAACGGATGGGTAGCCAATGACACGTTTCTTGCCGGATATGGCTTAGCACAGGCCGTACCAGGCCCACTTTTTACCTTCGCAGCATTTCTTGGCGCGTCCATGAATGCCCAACCTTCTGGTTGGCTCGGGGCTACCGCGTGCGTCGTTGCAATTTTTGCTCCTTCGTTCTTGCTCGTAATCGGCGTGTTGCCATTTTGGGAGCAACTGCGGAAAAGCTTACGCACCCAAGCCGCACTTTCAGGCGTAAACGCAGCAGTTGTAGGCCTTCTCCTGGCAGCCTTGTATAACCCAGTCTGGACGAGCGCCATATTGATTCCTACAGATTTTGGCTTGGCGCTGATAGCGCTTGTGGCTTTGATGTTCTGGAAGGTTCCTACATGGTTGGTCGTCCTGGCGGGAGGTCTTATCGGATGGTTACTCAGCATTTTATTTTGA
- a CDS encoding arsinothricin resistance N-acetyltransferase ArsN1 family B, with amino-acid sequence MPVRIRAAVVTDAQAIQRIYAPIVSNTAISFEETPPSGEEIAQRIATTLQTYPYLVAEEGGEIEGYAYASQHRARPAYRWAVDVTVYVAESARRQGVGRELYETLLPILEKQCFRAAYAGIAQPNEGSVGLHESLGFVHIGTYPEVGFKLGKWHDVGYWRLGLCQATPPLEPILFPDLEVV; translated from the coding sequence ATGCCTGTCAGAATTCGAGCTGCAGTGGTTACAGATGCACAGGCAATCCAGCGCATTTATGCTCCCATAGTTTCGAACACGGCGATCTCATTCGAAGAGACCCCGCCAAGCGGTGAGGAGATTGCTCAGCGGATAGCGACGACACTTCAGACGTATCCCTACCTAGTGGCCGAAGAAGGTGGGGAGATCGAGGGCTACGCCTATGCCAGCCAGCACCGCGCACGTCCAGCCTACCGGTGGGCGGTGGACGTGACGGTGTACGTAGCTGAATCGGCTCGCCGTCAGGGCGTTGGCCGTGAGCTCTATGAGACTTTGCTTCCGATCCTTGAAAAACAGTGCTTTCGTGCAGCTTACGCCGGAATTGCTCAGCCCAATGAAGGCAGTGTGGGTCTGCACGAGTCGCTGGGATTCGTCCACATCGGTACATATCCGGAGGTTGGCTTCAAGCTTGGGAAATGGCACGACGTCGGCTACTGGCGGCTCGGACTGTGCCAGGCAACTCCGCCACTGGAGCCTATTCTCTTCCCCGATCTTGAAGTCGTATAA
- a CDS encoding ArsO family NAD(P)H-dependent flavin-containing monooxygenase: MLVSQNSKLDVVVIGGGQSALTVAYFLKRSGLSYVLLDAESAPGGAWRHGWDSLRLFSPSAWSSIAGWPMPAVSEETPHRDDVIDYLTLYERRYDFPIIRSTRVTRVEKIEEGLRVVSGDRNWDAKAVISATGTWSRPFTPSYAGQELFVRQQLHSAHYVGPNEFEGKTVLVVGGGNSGAQIYAEVSKVAQAIWVTQKAPKFLPDEVDGRVLFERATARLKAQQEGVEPEQPAGGLGDIVMVPSVKDARERGVLSAVRPFTHFTSTGVVWSSGDETAVDVVIWCTGFSPALDHLGNLGIVDDDGKVAVNENRSVASPNLWLVGYGDWTGLASATLIGVTRSARDVVNQVQSYLTSEA, translated from the coding sequence ATGCTGGTGAGTCAGAATTCGAAACTTGATGTTGTGGTCATTGGCGGTGGTCAATCAGCGCTGACAGTCGCCTATTTTTTGAAGCGGTCAGGCTTGTCTTACGTGCTGCTCGATGCGGAGTCGGCACCAGGAGGAGCCTGGCGGCATGGCTGGGACTCGCTGCGACTCTTCTCTCCATCGGCATGGAGCTCGATTGCGGGCTGGCCGATGCCTGCCGTATCAGAAGAAACGCCTCACCGTGATGATGTTATCGACTATCTGACTCTGTACGAGCGTCGATATGACTTCCCCATCATCCGATCCACCAGGGTGACCCGTGTCGAAAAAATCGAAGAAGGATTACGGGTTGTCTCCGGGGATAGAAACTGGGATGCCAAGGCGGTTATCAGTGCAACAGGCACCTGGAGCCGCCCATTTACCCCTAGCTATGCCGGACAGGAGTTGTTCGTACGGCAGCAGCTTCATTCCGCTCATTACGTTGGGCCGAATGAGTTTGAGGGGAAAACCGTCCTTGTCGTGGGTGGTGGCAACTCGGGAGCCCAGATTTACGCCGAGGTTTCTAAAGTGGCTCAGGCAATCTGGGTAACTCAAAAGGCTCCAAAGTTTCTACCTGATGAGGTTGATGGGCGCGTCCTGTTCGAACGAGCTACTGCTCGATTGAAGGCGCAACAGGAAGGTGTGGAGCCTGAACAACCCGCTGGGGGGCTGGGCGACATCGTAATGGTGCCATCGGTGAAGGACGCTCGTGAACGCGGTGTATTGAGCGCAGTACGGCCATTCACGCACTTCACTTCAACAGGCGTTGTTTGGTCATCAGGAGACGAAACAGCGGTGGATGTCGTCATCTGGTGCACTGGGTTTTCTCCAGCGCTCGACCACCTGGGCAACCTGGGTATCGTTGACGATGACGGTAAAGTCGCCGTGAATGAAAACCGGAGTGTTGCTTCACCTAATCTGTGGCTGGTGGGCTACGGCGATTGGACGGGGCTAGCCTCCGCTACATTGATCGGAGTGACCCGCTCCGCTCGAGATGTAGTCAACCAAGTCCAAAGCTATCTCACAAGCGAAGCCTGA